In the genome of Bradysia coprophila strain Holo2 unplaced genomic scaffold, BU_Bcop_v1 contig_232, whole genome shotgun sequence, one region contains:
- the LOC119076349 gene encoding pyridine nucleotide-disulfide oxidoreductase domain-containing protein 1: MQQQYESTFLVIGGGIAGVSCIETLTFLCPDQKIILVTESKLIKTVTNLVPLAKAVSRFDIEERNAETLKGNLTVLVDRMVSVNSTTKTVVTEKGIEVKYKLMCLCTGARPKLIDQAADNPLVIGIRDTESVLEFQKRIKHSKRIAIVGNGGIASEIVYEIRNIAIHWVIKDSFISQSFVDPGAAELFQCKIRNKSNVQSETKTTFKRLRYDEDGQSDNKSGGALGPDWHRTLDLDGGEREMPDSVVVHKNCEVRSMSMENEQLAVTLTNGEKIICDFLVSATGVNPSLNFITDVPFELAGDGGILVDELMKTSIDGVYAAGDVCTAGWDKAKHWFQMRLWTQARQFGSMAGKSMAAALEGNEIYQDFCFELFGHVTQLFGYQVVLLGRFNGQDLGRNYEVLIRTTPDLEYIKYVLVDGKVVGAILIGETGLEETTENLILNELDVTPYGDDLLNPDIDIEDYFD, encoded by the coding sequence atgcaacAACAGTACGAGTCAACGTTTTTAGTTATTGGGGGAGGCATAGCCGGAGTGTCCTGTATCGAAACATTAACATTTCTTTGTCCggatcaaaaaataattttagtcACCGAATCGAAGCTCATCAAAACCGTCACGAATTTGGTACCATTAGCCAAAGCAGTCAGTCGATTTGACATTGAAGAACGGAATGCAGAAACGTTGAAGGGAAATTTGACGGTGCTCGTCGACCGAATGGTTTCCGTTAACAGTACAACTAAAACAGTCGTCACCGAAAAAGGAATTGAagtaaaatacaaattgatgTGTCTATGCACCGGTGCTCGGCCCAAACTGATTGATCAGGCTGCCGATAATCCACTAGTTATCGGCATCCGTGACACAGAGTCCGTTTTGGAATTCCAGAAGCGAATCAAACATAGTAAACGAATTGCGATCGTTGGAAATGGTGGAATCGCATCGGAAATCGTCtatgaaattcgaaatattGCAATCCATTGGGTGATTAAAGACAGCTTCATATCACAATCCTTCGTAGATCCGGGAGCTGCCGAACTCTTTCAGTGTAAAATTCGCAACAAGAGCAATGTGCAAAGCGAAACGAAAACTACATTCAAGCGACTGCGATATGACGAGGACGGCCAAAGCGATAACAAAAGTGGTGGCGCTTTAGGACCCGATTGGCATCGAACATTAGATTTAGATGGAGGTGAAAGGGAAATGCCGGATAGTGTGGTGGTGCacaaaaattgtgaagttCGATCAATGTCAATGGAAAATGAGCAGCTAGCGGTGACGCTCACGAATGGAGAGAAAATTATTTGCGACTTTTTGGTATCGGCAACTGGCGTGAATCCGTCGTTAAATTTTATCACCGACGTTCCATTCGAATTAGCTGGCGACGGCGGTATCCTTGTTGATGAGCTAATGAAAACATCCATTGATGGTGTTTATGCGGCTGGTGACGTTTGCACCGCTGGTTGGGATAAAGCAAAACATTGGTTTCAAATGCGTCTATGGACACAAGCTCGACAATTCGGTTCGATGGCTGGGAAAAGTATGGCTGCTGCATTAGAAGGCAACGAAATCTATCAGGATTTCTGTTTCGAACTGTTCGGTCACGTGACACAACTGTTTGGGTACCAAGTTGTGTTGCTTGGAAGGTTTAACGGACAGGATTTGGGTAGAAATTACGAAGTCTTGATTAGAACGACACCTGACCTGGaatacataaaatatgttttggtCGATGGGAAAGTGGTTGGGGCGATATTGATTGGTGAAACCGGGCTGGAAGAAACGACTGAAAATTTGATTCTGAATGAGTTAGATGTAACGCCATACGGTGACGATTTGTTAAATCCGGACATAGACATTGAAGATTATTTCGATTAG
- the LOC119076350 gene encoding coiled-coil domain-containing protein 96-like produces the protein MGESTTVVDPILKDVIDSSCDQAELTLDEEQIIGHLHGLDRTKLHRIYDQLIAEKTDIAHWNDLLNKNVYKYFARKKSSQALMKDNPEDVGKLEVNYKEKLSELGEVISKHEKVRLDLLARFDDLLVGRNELLKGQRESISAFEDIVRDTGKSLKSLQSGQKLSPEDLENVMAQIQTTRKKMSEIRLNFIKTLDKHTQMEVKAIELQDLGNGLRMNDFSQLREERQCLEEKIEERNNTLEKLRLRCFADTQIISHVREKKYMLEGTEDEELQEVKETINEMDMTRSFMHDCNAKCENLRKLYKETSTNCGLLDKPELLRNYDDTKFEFKSTRENVERIRSEIDDINTKVSNATRILRQQRTASLAAMSEKATILNETQTNATVKSTCILQSSLQIKPYLMPS, from the exons ATGGGTGAATCGACTACAGTAGTTGATCCAATACTTAAAGACGTGATTGATAGTAGCTGCGATCAAGCGGAATTGACAC TTGACGAAGAACAAATAATTGGGCATCTACATGGGCTCGACAGGACAAAATTACATCGAATTTACGATCAATTGATTGCAGAAAAAACTGACATCGCACATTGGAATGATTTgctcaataaaaatgtttacaaatattttgcacGTAAAAAG AGCTCTCAAGCACTTATGAAAGACAATCCGGAAGATGTTGGAAAGCTTGAGGTCAATTATAAGGAAAAACTGTCCGAATTGGGGGAG GTAATTTCGAAACATGAAAAGGTGAGACTCGATTTACTGGCTCGTTTTGACGATTTGCTTGTTGGTCGTAATGAATTGTTAAAAGGTCAACGAGAATCGATTTCAG CATTCGAGGATATTGTTCGGGACACAGGAAAGTCTTTGAAAAGTCTGCAAAGTGGTCAAAAGCTTAGCCCTGAA GACTTGGAAAATGTTATGGCCCAGATTCAAACTACCCGAAAGAAGATGTCCGAAATTCgactaaattttattaaaactttGGATAAACACACTCAAATGGAAGTG AAAGCGATCGAACTTCAGGATCTTGGTAATGGTTTACGAATGAATGATTTCTCTCAACTCCGAGAAGAACGACAATGTTTGGAGGAAAAAATTGAAG AGCGAAACAATACACTGGAAAAACTGCGTTTGCGGTGCTTTGCGGACACACAAATAATATCGCATGTACGCGAAAAGAAATACATGCTGGAAGGCACTGAGGACGAAGAGTTACAGGAAGTCAAAGAAACTATCAACGAAATGGATATGACCCGATCGTTTATGCATGATTGCAACGCTAAATGCGAGAATTTGCGAAAATTGTATAAAGAAACTAGCACCAATTGCGGACTACTCGACAAGCCGGAATTATTGCGAAACTATGACGATACGAAGTTTGAATTCAAAAGCACCAGGGAGAATGTGGAACGTATTCGTAGCGAAATCGATGACATCAACACGAAAGTCTCGAATGCCACACGAATCCTACGTCAGCAAAGGACCGCTTCACTGGCAGCAATGAGTGAAAAGGCTACAATATTAAATGAAACGCAAACGAATGCAACAGTCAAATCTACTTGTATTTTGCAGTCATCGCTACAAATAAAGCCGTACCTTATGCCGTCCTAA